One window of the Candidatus Izemoplasmatales bacterium genome contains the following:
- a CDS encoding ABC transporter ATP-binding protein, whose amino-acid sequence MKKPPLKDQERNITSSSGPTPDVSGGKSYARSRHGHGDEGGARMGPGMIGRPGEKPRDFKKTTVRLLRFLHPHLAKIVAMVLLSITVTIIGVIAPLYMKNVINYIQSVISGDATSITDVTVRGWMVMLLVLYGIRFLLDLIAAQLGNYVSNIVGKTMRERMRDKMERLPIRYFDGQQTGNILSIFSNDVDTVSSSLQQSLIFIITSMFTIVGVLVMMFVISWQLTIVSLVALPLYIIATSSIAKKSQKRFIAQAKDLGNLNGYIEEMFASQKVVKLYGKEQDSFREFEEINDQLANDAQGAQFVSGLIRPVMDFISNLAYVAIIVAGGLIAGVTNTLLIGDLTIFINYQKNFVNPILNIASLMNTLQSTIAGAERVFGFLDAPEEDPDLDEAALDADKLAGEVVFEHVDFSYAADKELIRDLNLHVEPGKQIAIVGPTGAGKTTIVNLMMRFYDIGAGRITIDGTDYRDVPRAKLRRLFGMVLQDTWLFSGTIRENIAYAKDGATDEEIEDAARQAHVDHFIETLPHGYDTVLSEDASNISQGQKQLLTIARAILADPKILILDEATSSVDTRTEAYIQNAMKFMMQNRTSFVIAHRLSTIKNASTILVMENGRIVEQGTHRELLEKRGFYFDLYNSQFVNPMA is encoded by the coding sequence GTGAAGAAGCCACCCTTGAAGGATCAAGAACGGAACATCACCTCCTCGTCCGGTCCGACCCCCGACGTATCCGGAGGCAAGAGCTACGCCCGGTCGCGACACGGTCATGGCGATGAAGGCGGCGCCCGGATGGGACCCGGCATGATCGGCAGACCCGGAGAGAAACCCCGCGATTTCAAGAAGACCACGGTCCGCCTGCTTCGCTTCCTCCATCCGCATCTCGCGAAGATCGTCGCGATGGTGCTCCTCTCGATCACCGTCACGATCATCGGCGTCATCGCCCCGCTCTACATGAAGAACGTGATCAACTACATCCAGTCGGTGATCTCGGGGGATGCCACCTCGATCACCGACGTCACCGTACGCGGATGGATGGTCATGCTGCTCGTGCTTTACGGAATCCGCTTCCTGCTCGACCTGATCGCCGCCCAACTCGGCAACTACGTCTCCAACATCGTCGGGAAGACGATGCGCGAACGGATGCGCGACAAGATGGAACGGCTTCCGATCCGCTATTTCGACGGCCAGCAGACCGGCAACATCCTCTCGATTTTCTCGAACGACGTCGACACCGTCTCCTCGTCGCTGCAGCAGAGCCTGATCTTCATCATCACCAGCATGTTCACGATCGTCGGCGTGCTCGTGATGATGTTCGTGATCTCCTGGCAGCTCACGATCGTCTCGCTCGTCGCGCTGCCGCTTTACATCATCGCCACCTCGTCGATCGCGAAGAAGTCGCAGAAACGCTTCATCGCGCAGGCGAAGGACCTCGGCAATCTGAACGGCTACATCGAAGAGATGTTCGCCTCGCAGAAGGTCGTGAAACTCTATGGAAAGGAACAGGATTCCTTCCGGGAGTTCGAGGAGATCAACGACCAGCTGGCGAACGACGCCCAGGGGGCGCAGTTCGTCTCCGGGTTGATCCGTCCGGTGATGGACTTCATCTCGAACCTCGCCTATGTCGCGATCATCGTCGCCGGCGGTCTGATCGCCGGCGTCACGAACACGCTTCTGATCGGCGACCTGACGATCTTCATCAACTATCAGAAGAACTTCGTGAATCCGATCCTGAACATCGCCAGCCTGATGAACACGCTCCAGTCGACGATCGCCGGCGCCGAACGCGTCTTCGGCTTCCTCGACGCCCCCGAGGAGGATCCCGACCTCGACGAAGCGGCGCTCGACGCCGACAAGCTTGCGGGCGAGGTCGTGTTCGAACACGTCGACTTCTCCTATGCCGCCGACAAGGAATTGATCCGCGATCTGAACCTCCACGTCGAACCCGGAAAGCAGATCGCCATCGTCGGACCGACCGGCGCCGGCAAGACGACGATCGTCAACCTGATGATGCGCTTCTACGACATCGGCGCCGGCCGCATCACGATCGACGGCACGGATTACCGCGACGTGCCGCGGGCGAAGCTGCGCCGCCTGTTCGGCATGGTGCTCCAGGATACGTGGCTGTTCTCCGGCACGATCCGCGAGAACATCGCCTACGCGAAGGACGGCGCCACCGATGAGGAGATCGAGGATGCCGCCCGCCAGGCGCACGTCGACCACTTCATCGAGACGCTCCCCCACGGCTACGACACCGTCCTGTCCGAAGACGCCTCGAACATCTCCCAGGGCCAGAAGCAGTTGCTTACGATCGCCCGTGCGATCCTCGCCGATCCGAAGATCCTGATCCTCGACGAGGCGACTTCCTCGGTCGACACCCGCACCGAAGCGTACATTCAGAACGCGATGAAGTTCATGATGCAAAACCGCACGAGCTTCGTCATCGCCCACCGCCTGTCGACGATCAAGAACGCCTCCACCATCCTCGTGATGGAGAACGGCCGAATCGTCGAGCAGGGGACCCACCGCGAACTGCTCGAGAAGCGCGGATTCTATTTCGACCTGTACAACAGCCAGTTCGTCAATCCGATGGCGTGA
- a CDS encoding DUF368 domain-containing protein, producing the protein MFLTLLVKGFIIGFSFTIPGCSGGTFAVYLGVFDKMVHALGNLFRDFRRNFAYLLPLGIGLVLGIVLFAKLMALALRFDSFVTIMFFIGMTLGGVPSLFRNNVSGKTVTTSGRVSFVASILFIVAMAAFQVASGQSSVDYFDLSSFPTYPLLFGLGFISAMTMITPGISGSALLLILGYYTAIVSNVAGNLTDPAALGYNVSVMVPFAVGALVGVVLMSRLLESLLKRFPVQSYLAIVGFVIASAAFLLLWIRDPGTGEAFLDQTPVYTHPFAYLAARPWDAAFGALTLAGGLFASLQIVRLGAKSADARHPAD; encoded by the coding sequence ATGTTTCTCACCCTGCTCGTCAAAGGCTTCATCATCGGCTTCTCGTTCACCATCCCCGGATGCAGCGGCGGCACCTTCGCCGTCTATCTCGGCGTCTTCGACAAGATGGTCCACGCCCTCGGCAACCTGTTCAGGGATTTCCGCAGGAACTTCGCCTACCTGCTTCCGCTCGGCATCGGGCTCGTCCTCGGGATCGTCCTCTTCGCGAAGCTGATGGCGCTCGCGCTGCGGTTCGATTCCTTCGTGACGATCATGTTCTTCATCGGGATGACCCTCGGGGGCGTGCCGAGCCTGTTCCGAAACAACGTTTCCGGGAAGACCGTGACGACGTCCGGCAGGGTCTCCTTCGTCGCGTCGATCCTCTTCATCGTCGCGATGGCGGCCTTCCAGGTCGCCTCCGGGCAGTCGTCCGTGGATTACTTTGACCTGTCGTCCTTCCCGACCTATCCGCTGCTCTTCGGCCTCGGGTTCATCTCGGCGATGACGATGATCACGCCCGGCATCTCCGGCTCGGCGCTTCTCCTCATCCTCGGATACTACACGGCGATCGTCTCGAATGTCGCCGGCAACCTCACGGACCCGGCCGCACTCGGGTACAACGTCTCGGTGATGGTTCCGTTCGCCGTCGGCGCGCTCGTCGGCGTGGTCCTGATGTCGCGGCTGCTCGAATCGCTCCTGAAACGGTTCCCGGTCCAGAGTTACCTTGCGATCGTCGGTTTCGTGATCGCTTCGGCGGCCTTCCTGCTGCTCTGGATCCGCGACCCGGGCACCGGGGAGGCGTTCCTCGACCAGACCCCCGTCTACACGCATCCGTTCGCCTATCTCGCCGCCCGTCCCTGGGACGCCGCCTTCGGCGCCCTGACGCTCGCGGGCGGCCTCTTCGCGTCGCTCCAGATCGTCCGTCTCGGAGCGAAATCGGCCGATGCCCGACATCCGGCGGATTGA
- a CDS encoding radical SAM protein, with translation MPDIRRIEAKRFLTPTRIGGYDLTCNPYVGCGHACIYCYARTLGDQPARPEPWGSLVEVKRYANFDIPKNTGSKSLFLSSATDCYQPVEREERLTRSILEAIEESALRVTILTKSALVERDLDVLARMRSVDVGFSLSMPDDVAAGIEPGASRPSERIRALRALHEAGIPTYVAVAPILPELSDPLWAIDAAGPFVDSMMFDTLNLKNPENRLAVFRHVLRVRPDLIPLYRSIFEAGEPGWYNDMRQKIVDRARERGVTIRYLYDRR, from the coding sequence ATGCCCGACATCCGGCGGATTGAGGCGAAGCGCTTCCTGACGCCGACGCGGATCGGCGGCTACGACCTCACGTGCAATCCCTACGTGGGATGCGGACACGCGTGCATCTACTGTTACGCACGCACGCTCGGCGACCAGCCGGCGCGCCCCGAACCGTGGGGCAGCCTCGTCGAGGTCAAGCGCTACGCGAACTTCGACATCCCGAAGAACACGGGATCCAAGTCGCTCTTCCTCTCTTCCGCGACCGACTGTTACCAGCCGGTCGAACGCGAGGAGCGGCTGACGCGGTCGATCCTCGAAGCGATCGAGGAGAGCGCCCTCCGCGTCACGATCCTGACGAAGTCGGCGCTCGTCGAACGCGACCTCGACGTCCTCGCACGGATGCGTTCGGTCGACGTCGGGTTCTCGCTGTCGATGCCGGACGACGTCGCCGCGGGCATCGAACCCGGCGCGAGCCGGCCGTCCGAACGGATCCGTGCGCTGCGCGCGCTCCACGAGGCGGGAATCCCGACCTATGTCGCCGTCGCGCCGATCCTGCCGGAATTGTCCGATCCGCTTTGGGCGATCGACGCCGCGGGGCCCTTCGTCGACTCGATGATGTTCGACACCCTGAACCTGAAGAATCCCGAAAACAGGCTGGCGGTGTTCCGCCACGTGCTTCGCGTCCGCCCCGACTTGATCCCGCTCTATCGGTCGATCTTCGAAGCCGGGGAACCGGGCTGGTACAACGACATGCGACAGAAGATCGTCGACCGCGCGAGGGAGCGCGGCGTGACGATCCGATATCTGTACGACAGGAGATGA
- a CDS encoding amidohydrolase, which translates to MPSYNDFLPYEQDLIRIRRHIHAHPECGFGVRATHDFVAAELRAAGIAVAPHVGKNSLLGILENGSGPVVGLRADMDALPMLEENAGLEYRSTVDGRMHACGHDAHTAMLLTAAKFLNDHRGLWKGTVRLIFQEAEEGPSPGGADGIVASGLLDDVECFYALHVSPAYPSGTIAIKTGEAMAAADTIRITLHGRGAHAAYPHLSVDPILMQAEVVTALQALVSRTLDPTESAVVTIAQVHAGTTHNIIPASAFLEGTVRTFNETVRERMKQGIEDVLRGVTAMRGGSYDYHYEYGYDPTVNAAEPAARMRAVTGCLLGEDRFVDIPKASMGAEDFSKYIAHRTGCIAWLGTRAGEDTGYGLHHPRFNVDEGALLSGAAVLAGVVIHGSHHPKEEE; encoded by the coding sequence ATGCCGTCCTACAACGACTTTCTGCCCTATGAACAGGACCTGATCCGCATCCGAAGGCACATCCACGCGCATCCGGAGTGCGGCTTCGGCGTCCGCGCGACGCACGATTTCGTCGCCGCCGAGCTGCGGGCGGCGGGCATCGCCGTCGCCCCACACGTCGGGAAGAACTCGCTTCTCGGCATTCTCGAGAACGGGTCCGGTCCCGTCGTCGGTCTGCGCGCCGACATGGACGCGCTGCCGATGCTCGAGGAGAACGCCGGACTCGAGTACCGTTCGACCGTCGACGGCCGGATGCACGCGTGCGGTCACGACGCGCACACGGCGATGCTTTTGACGGCCGCGAAGTTTCTGAACGACCATCGCGGACTCTGGAAGGGCACCGTCAGGCTGATCTTCCAGGAGGCGGAGGAGGGACCCTCCCCCGGCGGTGCCGACGGCATCGTCGCCTCGGGTCTTCTGGACGACGTCGAGTGTTTCTACGCCCTCCACGTCAGCCCCGCCTACCCGTCGGGGACGATCGCGATCAAGACCGGCGAGGCGATGGCCGCCGCCGACACGATCCGGATCACCCTCCACGGTCGCGGCGCGCACGCCGCCTACCCGCATCTCTCGGTCGATCCGATCCTGATGCAGGCCGAGGTCGTGACGGCGCTCCAGGCGCTCGTCTCGCGTACGCTCGACCCGACCGAGAGCGCCGTCGTCACGATCGCGCAGGTGCATGCCGGCACGACCCACAACATCATCCCCGCCTCAGCCTTCCTCGAAGGCACCGTCCGGACCTTCAACGAGACCGTCCGCGAGAGGATGAAGCAAGGGATCGAGGACGTCCTGCGAGGCGTGACGGCGATGCGCGGCGGCAGCTACGACTACCATTACGAATACGGTTACGATCCGACGGTCAACGCCGCCGAACCGGCCGCGCGGATGCGCGCGGTCACCGGCTGCCTGCTCGGCGAAGACCGTTTCGTCGACATTCCGAAGGCGTCGATGGGCGCCGAGGACTTTTCGAAGTACATCGCCCATCGGACCGGCTGCATCGCCTGGCTCGGCACCCGCGCCGGCGAAGACACCGGCTACGGCCTGCACCATCCCCGCTTCAACGTCGACGAAGGCGCGCTCCTCTCCGGAGCCGCGGTCCTCGCCGGCGTCGTGATCCACGGTTCCCATCATCCGAAGGAGGAAGAATGA
- the rimO gene encoding 30S ribosomal protein S12 methylthiotransferase RimO: MKVGVVSLGCAKNLVDSEMIMGILADAGVAIVPDPAESDAIIVNTCGFIESAKQEAVETIEEMRSYGKKLIVCGCYAERYADRIRRDMPYVDRIVTVKDYPQFGKILSDVFVRDRLNFGAPDYMRRILATSPATPYLKLSDGCDNRCTYCAIPLIRGGFRSRPFEDVVREAEKLAADGAKELNLISQDTTRYGTDLTPDRRPLLSDLLVRLSRLDGVRIVRVLYLYPDEIDDDLLRTMASEPKVARYFDVPVQHASDAVLKRMNRRGGGEMLYGLFEKIRRMMPDATLRTTLIVGFPGETDADFAELLRFVETVGFDRLGVFAYSREEDTPAFDMPFQVPEDVKQARLDAVMKAQKKIVRQKNKAQAGTLHETIVEAYDPHSRFYYGRSRAFAPDDVDGSIVFQSPRPLALGDVATVRIKTSIGYDLIGDAESAS; this comes from the coding sequence ATGAAGGTCGGCGTCGTCTCGCTCGGATGCGCCAAGAACCTCGTCGACTCCGAGATGATCATGGGAATCCTCGCGGACGCCGGCGTCGCGATCGTCCCCGACCCGGCGGAAAGCGACGCGATCATCGTCAACACCTGCGGCTTCATCGAATCGGCGAAGCAGGAAGCGGTCGAGACGATCGAGGAGATGCGTTCCTATGGAAAGAAGCTGATCGTGTGCGGCTGTTATGCGGAACGCTACGCGGACCGCATCCGCAGGGACATGCCCTACGTCGACCGGATCGTCACGGTGAAGGACTATCCGCAGTTCGGGAAGATCCTGTCCGACGTGTTCGTGCGCGACAGGCTCAACTTCGGCGCTCCCGACTACATGCGCCGGATCCTCGCCACCTCCCCCGCCACGCCGTACCTGAAACTCTCCGACGGCTGCGACAACCGCTGCACGTACTGCGCGATCCCGCTGATCCGCGGCGGGTTCCGGAGCCGTCCGTTCGAAGACGTCGTCCGCGAGGCGGAGAAGCTCGCCGCCGACGGGGCGAAGGAACTCAACCTGATCAGCCAGGACACGACCCGCTACGGAACCGACCTCACGCCCGACCGCCGGCCGCTCCTGTCCGACCTGCTCGTCCGGCTCTCTCGTCTCGACGGCGTCCGGATCGTCCGCGTCCTCTACCTCTATCCCGACGAGATCGACGACGACCTGCTTCGGACGATGGCGTCCGAACCGAAGGTCGCGCGTTACTTCGACGTCCCCGTGCAGCACGCGAGCGACGCCGTCCTGAAGCGGATGAACCGCCGCGGCGGCGGGGAGATGCTCTACGGGCTGTTCGAGAAGATCCGGCGGATGATGCCGGACGCGACCCTGCGGACGACGCTGATCGTCGGCTTTCCCGGCGAGACCGATGCCGATTTCGCCGAACTGCTCCGCTTCGTCGAGACCGTCGGATTCGACCGTCTCGGCGTCTTCGCCTATTCGCGCGAAGAGGATACGCCCGCCTTCGACATGCCCTTTCAGGTTCCGGAGGACGTCAAGCAGGCGCGTCTCGACGCCGTCATGAAGGCGCAGAAGAAGATTGTTCGCCAGAAGAACAAAGCACAGGCGGGAACCCTCCACGAGACGATCGTGGAGGCGTATGACCCCCATTCGCGCTTCTATTACGGGCGGAGTCGCGCGTTCGCGCCCGACGACGTCGACGGTTCGATCGTGTTCCAGTCGCCGCGGCCGCTCGCGCTCGGCGATGTCGCCACGGTCCGGATCAAGACCAGCATCGGCTACGACCTCATCGGCGACGCCGAGTCCGCTTCCTAG
- a CDS encoding ABC transporter ATP-binding protein, producing MRKLFRFLKPYWFAILMMVVLVTAQSVGSLMLPNYTSRLIGEGVTANPDGPGVVVNYAIILEYGAWMLGITLVSAAATIGTSYFSSTVSTRFGRDIRRAIYKKVNGFSLAESDKFGTSTLITRSTNDVQQVQTHTIMSFRMILTIPVMMIGGIILTIQSSPTLSQVLIAGIPALVILVTVTFLLVFPYFKSMQKKIDKLTLVGRESMSGIRVIRAFGRGTKEVARFRDANDDLNDTSMKAGRIMSFLNPSINLLFSLVMFGVVLLAYGMVTAAGVTPTTDFTALGSLFAVINYVTMIMFSIIMLTITFINYPRAEVSGKRISEILDTVVTVVDTDSRAYDDHAFKGEIAFDHVSFKYADAEKNVLDDISFTVRPGETVAIIGSTGSGKSTVINLIPRLFDATTGKVTIDGVDVREIRFAKLRSLIGFVPQTATLFTGTIAENIAYGKPDATEEEIRRAAEIAQASEFIETYENKYEHIVDQGGVNYSGGQKQRISIARAIVRRPPVFIFDDSFSALDFKTDAKLRAELKPITRDAAVLIVAQRIGTIMDATRIIVLQDGRIVGSGSHRDLMRDCTVYREIALSQLSEEELK from the coding sequence ATGAGAAAACTGTTCCGCTTTCTGAAACCTTATTGGTTCGCCATCCTCATGATGGTCGTGCTCGTGACCGCGCAGTCGGTCGGTTCGCTGATGCTGCCAAACTATACGAGCCGACTCATCGGCGAGGGCGTGACGGCGAATCCCGACGGACCCGGCGTCGTCGTGAACTACGCCATCATCCTCGAATACGGCGCCTGGATGCTCGGTATCACCCTGGTCTCGGCCGCCGCGACGATCGGCACCTCGTATTTCTCGAGCACCGTCTCCACCCGGTTCGGCCGCGACATCCGCCGCGCGATCTACAAGAAGGTGAACGGATTCTCGCTTGCCGAGTCCGACAAGTTCGGCACCTCGACGCTCATCACCCGCTCGACCAACGATGTCCAGCAGGTCCAGACGCATACGATCATGAGTTTCCGGATGATCCTCACGATTCCGGTCATGATGATCGGCGGCATCATTCTCACGATTCAAAGCAGCCCGACCCTGTCGCAGGTTCTCATCGCCGGCATCCCCGCACTCGTCATCCTCGTCACCGTGACGTTTCTTCTGGTGTTCCCGTATTTCAAGAGCATGCAGAAGAAGATCGACAAGCTGACGCTCGTCGGCCGCGAATCGATGAGCGGCATCCGCGTCATCCGCGCTTTCGGACGCGGGACTAAGGAAGTTGCGCGCTTCCGCGATGCGAACGACGACCTGAACGACACGTCGATGAAGGCGGGGCGGATCATGTCCTTCCTGAACCCGTCGATCAACCTCCTGTTCAGCCTCGTCATGTTCGGCGTCGTGCTGCTCGCGTATGGCATGGTGACCGCCGCCGGCGTGACTCCGACCACCGACTTCACGGCGCTCGGAAGCCTGTTCGCCGTGATCAACTACGTCACGATGATCATGTTCAGCATCATCATGCTGACGATCACCTTCATCAACTACCCGCGCGCCGAGGTTTCGGGAAAGCGAATCTCCGAGATTCTCGACACCGTCGTCACCGTCGTCGACACCGACAGCCGTGCGTACGACGACCATGCGTTCAAAGGTGAAATCGCCTTCGATCATGTCTCCTTCAAGTACGCCGATGCCGAGAAGAACGTGCTCGACGATATCTCCTTCACGGTCCGGCCGGGCGAGACGGTCGCGATCATCGGCTCCACCGGATCGGGCAAGTCGACGGTGATCAACCTGATCCCGCGCCTGTTCGACGCGACGACGGGAAAAGTGACGATCGACGGCGTCGACGTCCGCGAAATCCGCTTCGCGAAACTGCGCAGCTTGATCGGATTCGTTCCCCAGACCGCGACGCTCTTCACCGGTACGATCGCCGAGAACATCGCCTACGGAAAGCCGGACGCCACGGAGGAGGAAATCCGTCGCGCCGCGGAGATCGCACAGGCGTCGGAGTTCATCGAAACCTACGAAAACAAGTACGAGCACATCGTCGATCAGGGCGGCGTCAACTATTCCGGCGGCCAGAAACAGCGCATCTCGATTGCCCGCGCCATCGTTCGCAGACCGCCCGTCTTCATCTTCGACGACAGTTTTTCGGCGCTCGACTTCAAGACCGACGCGAAGCTTCGCGCCGAGCTGAAGCCGATCACCCGCGATGCCGCCGTCCTGATCGTCGCACAACGGATCGGCACGATCATGGATGCCACCCGCATCATCGTCCTTCAGGACGGACGCATCGTCGGATCGGGAAGCCACCGCGACCTGATGCGCGACTGCACCGTCTATCGCGAGATCGCGCTGTCGCAGCTATCCGAGGAGGAACTCAAGTGA
- a CDS encoding type I phosphomannose isomerase catalytic subunit: protein MAKDDTLYFQPIFKERIWGGRKLSAIYPDTVPDGPIGEAWIISAVPGSESVVAEGPHAGRTLAELYRTDRTLFPRAGAAFPLLTKILDARDRLSVQVHPDDEYARRHENQSGKTECWYVLEADPGATLVLGHDATTREELRDAVLSGTLESLLRTVPVRRGDFVHIPAGTLHAIGGGIVLLENQQSSDVTYRVYDYGRLDASGRPRALHVESSLAVVAVPAEPVPVVNFADTFDIVTMVEADAFTVRKLAVRGSFHFVNRRRRWYAATVVAGTASFNGRPIRFGDAFVIPSSVGLIDVVGECEIVVAFLPAEDDV, encoded by the coding sequence GTGGCGAAAGACGATACGCTGTATTTTCAACCGATATTCAAGGAACGCATCTGGGGCGGGCGGAAACTGTCCGCGATCTATCCCGATACGGTACCGGACGGTCCGATCGGCGAAGCCTGGATCATCTCCGCCGTTCCCGGATCGGAATCCGTGGTCGCCGAGGGACCCCATGCCGGCCGCACTCTCGCCGAACTCTATCGGACCGACCGGACGCTGTTTCCGCGCGCCGGCGCGGCCTTTCCGCTGCTCACCAAGATCCTCGACGCACGCGACCGTCTGAGCGTCCAGGTCCATCCCGACGACGAATATGCCCGACGCCACGAGAACCAGTCCGGAAAGACCGAATGCTGGTACGTGCTCGAGGCTGACCCGGGGGCGACGCTCGTCCTCGGGCATGATGCGACGACCCGGGAGGAACTCCGCGACGCGGTTCTGTCCGGCACGCTCGAAAGCCTGCTTCGGACCGTCCCCGTCCGTCGCGGCGACTTTGTCCACATTCCCGCCGGAACGCTGCATGCGATCGGCGGCGGGATCGTGCTGCTCGAGAACCAGCAGAGCAGCGACGTGACCTATCGCGTCTACGACTACGGCCGGCTGGACGCCTCCGGCAGGCCGCGGGCGCTCCACGTCGAATCCTCGCTGGCGGTCGTCGCTGTCCCGGCGGAACCCGTCCCCGTCGTGAACTTCGCGGATACGTTCGACATCGTCACGATGGTCGAAGCCGACGCCTTCACCGTCCGCAAGCTCGCCGTCCGCGGCAGCTTCCACTTCGTCAACCGCCGTCGCCGCTGGTACGCGGCGACCGTCGTCGCCGGAACGGCGTCCTTCAACGGACGGCCGATCCGGTTCGGCGACGCCTTCGTGATCCCGTCTTCGGTCGGTCTCATCGACGTCGTCGGCGAATGCGAGATCGTGGTCGCGTTTCTCCCCGCGGAGGACGACGTATGA
- a CDS encoding amidohydrolase → MILIRNAYLVGMADRNYVLSDILVEGTKIAAVGDPGTLPTEAAEVYDAAGRYVTPGIVDAHCHIGMFEESIGFEGSDGNEMTNPVFPELRAIDAVKPQDVAFREALEAGVTTVSTGPGSGNVIGGTFTVMKTCGTTVDDMVIVPESAMKMALGENPKRVYSGKSQTPTTRMGSAALIRDALVKAREYKAKKDKYQKDVQTNPDAVKPEFNIKWESLARVFEGLPVKIHAHQQDDIVTAIRIIEEFGLSATIEHATEGHLIVDYLKKHGTRVIIGPTLGTKSKYELRNKTFRAARILHDGGIEFAIMTDHPVISLSNALTQVGIFVREGLDELSAFRAVTIDAAKIVGVAGRVGSIEPGKDADLVVWDGHPLHYLTKPALVAVNGSVVHKA, encoded by the coding sequence ATGATCCTGATCAGGAACGCGTACCTCGTCGGCATGGCCGACCGCAACTACGTCCTCTCCGACATCCTCGTCGAAGGGACGAAAATCGCCGCCGTCGGGGATCCCGGCACCCTTCCCACGGAGGCTGCGGAGGTCTATGACGCCGCCGGGCGCTACGTCACTCCCGGCATCGTCGACGCCCATTGCCACATCGGCATGTTCGAGGAGTCGATCGGCTTCGAGGGGTCCGATGGCAACGAGATGACCAACCCGGTGTTCCCCGAACTCCGGGCGATCGATGCGGTCAAGCCGCAGGACGTCGCCTTCCGCGAAGCGCTCGAGGCGGGCGTCACGACGGTCTCGACCGGACCCGGATCGGGCAACGTGATCGGCGGCACCTTCACCGTCATGAAGACCTGCGGGACGACCGTCGACGACATGGTGATCGTTCCCGAATCGGCGATGAAGATGGCGCTCGGCGAAAATCCGAAGCGCGTCTACAGCGGGAAGAGCCAGACGCCGACGACCCGGATGGGATCGGCGGCGCTGATCCGCGATGCGCTCGTGAAGGCGCGCGAATACAAGGCGAAGAAGGACAAGTACCAGAAGGACGTCCAGACCAATCCGGACGCCGTCAAGCCCGAGTTCAACATCAAGTGGGAGTCGCTTGCACGCGTCTTCGAAGGTTTGCCGGTGAAGATCCATGCCCACCAGCAGGACGACATCGTCACCGCGATCCGGATCATCGAGGAGTTCGGCCTTTCCGCGACGATCGAGCACGCCACCGAAGGCCATCTGATCGTCGACTACCTGAAGAAGCACGGCACGCGGGTGATCATCGGTCCGACGCTCGGGACGAAGTCGAAGTACGAACTTCGGAACAAGACCTTCCGGGCCGCGAGGATCCTCCATGACGGCGGGATCGAGTTCGCGATCATGACCGACCACCCGGTGATCTCGCTTTCCAACGCGCTCACCCAGGTCGGGATCTTCGTCCGCGAGGGACTCGACGAGCTCTCCGCCTTCCGGGCGGTGACGATCGACGCCGCGAAGATCGTCGGCGTCGCCGGTCGCGTCGGCTCGATCGAACCGGGCAAGGACGCCGACCTCGTCGTCTGGGACGGGCATCCGCTCCATTATCTGACCAAGCCCGCGCTCGTCGCGGTGAACGGGTCCGTCGTC
- a CDS encoding MarR family winged helix-turn-helix transcriptional regulator: MLNEYEHLLNKYRNRFFDERLAERCLAGPTGFYLMKIASLSPVRMNTVVDETPFHKSHATRNVVRLVEAGMILKTVDPEDQRGYILEATSAGVEAAAYVASVLADWDGLVSSALDEKERASLSDITRKMYLRVKHYFEEEKPR; this comes from the coding sequence ATGTTGAACGAATACGAACACCTCCTCAACAAGTACCGCAACCGCTTCTTCGACGAGCGGCTCGCCGAACGCTGCCTGGCGGGGCCGACCGGATTCTATCTGATGAAGATCGCATCGCTGTCGCCGGTGCGGATGAACACCGTCGTCGATGAGACGCCGTTCCATAAATCGCACGCGACGCGAAACGTAGTTCGACTCGTCGAGGCGGGCATGATCCTGAAGACGGTCGATCCCGAAGACCAGCGGGGATACATCCTCGAAGCGACGTCGGCCGGCGTCGAAGCGGCGGCCTATGTGGCGAGCGTACTGGCCGATTGGGACGGGCTCGTCTCCTCGGCGCTCGACGAGAAGGAAAGGGCGAGTCTCTCGGACATCACCCGCAAGATGTATCTGCGCGTCAAGCACTATTTCGAAGAGGAGAAACCCCGATGA